A genomic window from Martelella lutilitoris includes:
- a CDS encoding 5-guanidino-2-oxopentanoate decarboxylase has translation MSETITVGEALVRLLEAHGVEVVFGIPGVHTAELYRGLATSKIRHVTPRHEQGAGFMADGYARVTGKPGVAFVITGPGLTNTITAMAQARADSVPMLVISGVNARRTLGKGEGCLHELPDQQALMKSFAKASVTLMNGADLARELARCLALTTSGRPGPVHLEIPTDVMVETIAPPAPVVSHDAAAVADETALEKAAALINGAKAPVILAGGGACRADAALTAFAARIDAPVVLTANARGLMAGHALQVPASASLEPVRALIAASDLVIAVGTEIGRTDYDVYVDGGFPALKKLIRIDVDHERIAAGAQTAGAIVGDSAAMLEALLRRIDARRVKGAERAAETRKAAWNALSDKIRGEVTLLHRLRDAVPGARFIGDSTQLVYAANLYFDAAAPKRWFNSATGYGALGYVPPGAIGAAIAEPDRPVIAVVGDGGLQFSLSELGTAADEKADIVFLVWNNHGYREIETYMEEAGVMPEGVRPTPPDMEKIAAAYGLGFSTTADEDALVGAIAVAVDRGGPHLVEFRAD, from the coding sequence ATGAGCGAGACCATCACGGTCGGCGAGGCGCTTGTGCGCCTCCTGGAAGCGCATGGCGTCGAGGTCGTCTTCGGCATTCCCGGCGTGCATACGGCCGAACTCTATCGCGGTCTTGCCACCTCGAAGATCCGTCACGTCACGCCGCGCCATGAACAGGGCGCGGGCTTCATGGCCGATGGCTATGCCCGCGTCACCGGCAAGCCGGGCGTTGCCTTCGTCATCACCGGGCCGGGGCTCACCAACACGATCACGGCCATGGCGCAGGCGCGGGCCGACAGTGTGCCGATGCTGGTGATTTCCGGCGTCAACGCCCGCAGGACGCTCGGCAAGGGGGAGGGATGCCTGCACGAACTGCCGGACCAGCAGGCCTTGATGAAGAGCTTTGCCAAGGCCTCCGTCACGCTGATGAACGGCGCGGACCTTGCCCGTGAGCTCGCCCGTTGCCTCGCGCTGACGACGTCCGGCCGGCCGGGGCCTGTGCATCTGGAGATCCCGACAGATGTGATGGTCGAGACGATTGCGCCGCCTGCGCCGGTTGTCTCGCACGATGCGGCCGCGGTCGCCGACGAGACCGCGCTGGAAAAGGCGGCCGCTCTGATCAATGGCGCGAAGGCTCCCGTCATTCTGGCCGGCGGCGGCGCATGCCGGGCGGATGCGGCGCTGACGGCCTTTGCCGCACGCATCGATGCGCCCGTCGTGCTGACGGCCAATGCGCGCGGGCTGATGGCGGGACACGCGCTGCAGGTGCCGGCCAGCGCCAGCCTTGAGCCGGTGCGCGCGCTGATTGCCGCAAGCGATCTCGTGATCGCGGTGGGAACGGAAATCGGCCGGACCGACTACGACGTTTATGTCGACGGCGGTTTCCCGGCGCTGAAGAAACTCATCCGCATCGACGTTGATCACGAGCGTATCGCTGCAGGTGCGCAAACCGCCGGGGCGATCGTCGGCGACAGCGCGGCAATGCTTGAGGCACTTCTGAGGCGCATCGACGCGCGACGGGTGAAGGGCGCAGAGCGTGCCGCCGAGACGCGGAAAGCGGCCTGGAACGCGCTCTCGGACAAGATCAGGGGCGAAGTGACGCTTCTGCACCGCCTGCGCGACGCCGTTCCCGGCGCGCGCTTCATCGGCGATTCCACGCAGCTTGTTTATGCGGCCAATCTTTACTTCGACGCCGCCGCGCCCAAACGCTGGTTCAATTCCGCCACCGGCTACGGCGCTCTCGGCTATGTGCCGCCCGGCGCGATCGGCGCGGCGATCGCAGAGCCGGACCGGCCGGTCATCGCGGTTGTCGGCGATGGAGGCCTGCAGTTTTCGCTTTCCGAGCTAGGTACGGCCGCCGACGAGAAGGCGGATATCGTCTTCCTCGTCTGGAACAATCACGGTTACCGCGAGATCGAGACCTATATGGAAGAGGCCGGCGTCATGCCGGAGGGCGTGAGGCCGACGCCGCCCGACATGGAGAAGATCGCCGCTGCCTACGGGCTCGGCTTCTCAACGACCGCGGACGAGGATGCGCTTGTTGGGGCGATCGCGGTTGCGGTTGATCGCGGCGGACCCCATCTGGTTGAGTTTCGCGCCGACTGA